In the Nitrospirota bacterium genome, TGTTGGCATAATAGACCGGGAAAATTACAGAGGCAATGATTGCCGAATAACTCGAATTGGCAAAGTCAAACAGACACCAGCTTACAATGTGTTTTTTATTAAGCTTTTTATAAGCCACCTTGTTTTTTTCTTTTCTCCTGCAGGAGATACGATATGAGATGCTCTACCCGCTCTGCGAGTTTATCAGGGTCAGGGTCTGTGCCTTTGTTTACATAACTTGCAGGAGCCAGTTCATCCATCTGCCTTCTCAGGTTATTATCTGCTTTGACTGCTGAAAAGAATGCTATAGGAATGTTCTGGAGGGTATGCTGGGCTTCAATGGCCCTTAAAGTTTTTGCGGAAGTGATGCCATCCATCACAGGCATATTGAGGTCTATAACGATTATTTCGATGGGTTTCTTTTCAGATATTAATTTTGCAAAAGCCGAGGTAAGCTCAAGGCCGTTTTCAAAGGTCATCACTTCAGAGGCAAATTGTTTTTCAATCAGCAAGTCGTGGATTATCTTTCTTGTAAATTTTGAATCGTCGGCTACAAGGATACACCCCGAAACATCGGGGCTGGTTTTCTGAGGTGGCCTTTCGATGGTGAGGGGCTCGTCTTCAAAGGCTAAAAGAAAGCCGCAGTATATGCATGTCAGATGGATGCGTTCATTCTGCTCTATGCGGTTGAATCTAACCTGTTCCCCACAGCAGAGGCAATATCTGGTCTCTTCCATATTTCCAAAATTATATACGCAAATACGAGTTATTGCAAAGACGTCGAGCCTGCAACAGCCTCCCTTTCTATTGTAAAGTCGTCTGTTGGAAAAGTT is a window encoding:
- a CDS encoding response regulator, yielding MEETRYCLCCGEQVRFNRIEQNERIHLTCIYCGFLLAFEDEPLTIERPPQKTSPDVSGCILVADDSKFTRKIIHDLLIEKQFASEVMTFENGLELTSAFAKLISEKKPIEIIVIDLNMPVMDGITSAKTLRAIEAQHTLQNIPIAFFSAVKADNNLRRQMDELAPASYVNKGTDPDPDKLAERVEHLISYLLQEKRKKQGGL